One segment of Micromonospora parathelypteridis DNA contains the following:
- the pheS gene encoding phenylalanine--tRNA ligase subunit alpha: MSYRNDPYDPKQVALLDPAALDEAVADATKAFTAATDPDALTALRSVHLGDRSPVSLARREIGALPPAAKSDAGKRVNEARRAIETAYADRAEVVEREQAERVLVEERVDVTLPYDRRPRGARHPLSTLMESISDLFVGMGYEVAEGPEVDLEWVNFDALNIPADHPARGLMDTFHIAPEGSGLVLRTHTSTVQTRTMLSRKPPIYVIVPGRVYRTDEIDATHSPVFHQAEGLVVDKGITMAHLRGTLDHFARAMFGPEAKTRWRPHYFPFTEPSAEFDVWFPEHRDGPQWVEWGGCGMVNPRVLRACGVDPEVYSGFAFGMGIDRTLMVRHGVSDIRHLFEGDVRFSRALGTGA, encoded by the coding sequence ATGAGCTACCGCAACGATCCGTACGACCCGAAGCAGGTCGCCCTGCTCGACCCCGCCGCCCTGGACGAGGCCGTCGCGGACGCCACGAAGGCGTTCACAGCGGCCACCGACCCGGACGCGCTGACCGCCCTGCGCTCGGTGCACCTCGGTGACCGGTCACCGGTCTCGCTGGCCCGCCGGGAGATCGGCGCGTTGCCGCCGGCTGCCAAGTCCGACGCCGGTAAGCGGGTCAACGAGGCCCGCCGGGCGATCGAGACCGCGTACGCCGACCGCGCCGAGGTGGTGGAACGCGAGCAGGCCGAGCGGGTGCTGGTCGAGGAGCGGGTGGACGTCACCCTGCCCTACGACCGGCGTCCCCGGGGAGCCCGGCACCCGCTGAGCACCCTGATGGAGTCGATCAGTGACCTCTTCGTCGGGATGGGCTACGAGGTGGCCGAGGGGCCCGAGGTCGACCTGGAGTGGGTCAACTTCGACGCGCTGAACATCCCCGCCGACCACCCGGCGCGCGGGTTGATGGACACCTTCCACATCGCACCGGAGGGTTCCGGCCTGGTGCTGCGCACGCACACCTCCACGGTGCAGACCCGCACGATGCTCAGTCGCAAGCCGCCGATCTACGTGATCGTGCCCGGCCGCGTCTACCGCACCGACGAGATCGACGCCACCCACAGCCCGGTGTTCCACCAGGCCGAGGGCCTGGTGGTCGACAAGGGCATCACGATGGCGCACCTGCGGGGCACGCTCGACCACTTCGCCCGGGCGATGTTCGGCCCGGAGGCGAAGACCCGGTGGCGGCCGCACTACTTCCCGTTCACCGAGCCGTCGGCGGAGTTCGACGTGTGGTTCCCGGAGCACCGCGACGGCCCGCAGTGGGTCGAGTGGGGCGGCTGCGGGATGGTCAACCCGCGGGTGCTGCGCGCCTGCGGCGTCGACCCGGAGGTCTACTCCGGCTTCGCCTTCGGCATGGGCATCGACCGGACCCTGATGGTCCGGCACGGGGTCAGCGACATCCGCCATCTCTTCGAGGGCGACGTGCGGTTCAGCCGCGCGCTCGGGACCGGGGCGTAG
- a CDS encoding ABC transporter substrate-binding protein, protein MASSSRLLALSLAGAVVAATAGCAPQVEKPMPTVTTSPSCAKDSLPTRTPGKLTIATDQPAYEPWFSKDKPDNGEGFESAVAYAVAEKLGYARADVTWTRVKFDTAIAPGPKDFDFDINQFSITDERKQAVDFSAPYYLVRQTVIALKSSKIAGKKSLADFRDARLGAQVGTTSYQAITDVLKPASKPQVYNSNDDAKKALQNGQIDGLVVDLPTAFYITGAEITDATIVGQVPQVGTPEAFGLLLDKNSPLTSCVTGAVGQLGEAGTLKQLEEKWLAQVAGAAELR, encoded by the coding sequence ATGGCCAGCAGCTCACGTCTCCTCGCGCTCAGCCTCGCCGGTGCCGTCGTCGCAGCAACCGCCGGGTGCGCGCCACAGGTGGAGAAACCGATGCCAACTGTCACCACGTCGCCGTCCTGCGCCAAGGACAGCCTGCCCACCCGTACGCCGGGCAAGCTCACCATCGCCACCGACCAGCCCGCGTACGAGCCGTGGTTCTCCAAGGACAAGCCGGACAACGGCGAGGGCTTCGAGTCCGCCGTCGCGTACGCGGTCGCCGAGAAGCTCGGCTACGCCCGCGCCGACGTCACCTGGACCCGGGTCAAGTTCGACACCGCGATCGCCCCGGGGCCGAAGGACTTCGACTTCGACATCAACCAGTTCTCCATCACCGACGAGCGCAAGCAGGCGGTCGACTTCTCCGCCCCGTACTACCTGGTCCGGCAGACCGTCATCGCCTTGAAGTCCTCGAAGATCGCCGGCAAGAAGTCGTTGGCCGATTTCCGCGACGCCCGGCTCGGCGCCCAGGTCGGCACGACCAGCTACCAGGCGATCACCGACGTGCTCAAGCCGGCCTCGAAGCCGCAGGTCTACAACAGCAATGACGACGCCAAGAAGGCCCTGCAGAACGGGCAGATCGACGGTCTGGTGGTGGACCTGCCGACGGCCTTCTACATCACCGGCGCGGAGATCACCGATGCGACGATCGTCGGGCAGGTGCCGCAGGTCGGGACGCCCGAGGCGTTCGGGTTGCTGCTGGACAAGAACTCGCCGCTGACCTCCTGTGTGACCGGCGCGGTCGGTCAGCTCGGTGAGGCGGGCACGCTGAAGCAGTTGGAGGAGAAGTGGCTCGCGCAG
- the infC gene encoding translation initiation factor IF-3: MNEQIRAREVRLVGPEGEQVGIVPLERALQLAADVDLDLVEVAPMARPPVCKLMDFGKFKYESALKAREARRNQQQTVIKEMKLRPKIDPHDYETKKGHVVRFLKAGDKVKVTIMFRGREQSRPELGYRLLRRLESEITDLGYVEAAPKQDGRNMIMVLAPHRAVKASAVAATASRGAPRDRAADESAEPVADETAAVGETAAAGNTGLAADTSGE, from the coding sequence GTGAACGAGCAGATCCGGGCACGTGAGGTCCGACTGGTCGGCCCCGAGGGTGAGCAGGTGGGCATCGTCCCGCTGGAGCGCGCCCTTCAGCTGGCCGCGGACGTCGATCTGGACCTGGTCGAGGTTGCGCCGATGGCGCGCCCGCCGGTGTGCAAGCTCATGGACTTCGGCAAGTTCAAGTATGAGAGCGCACTGAAGGCGCGCGAAGCGCGGCGTAACCAGCAGCAGACCGTCATCAAGGAAATGAAGCTTCGGCCGAAGATCGACCCGCACGACTACGAGACCAAGAAGGGTCACGTGGTGCGGTTCCTCAAGGCGGGCGACAAGGTCAAGGTGACGATCATGTTCCGCGGTCGCGAGCAGAGCCGCCCGGAGCTGGGTTACCGGCTCCTGCGCCGGCTCGAATCCGAGATCACGGATTTGGGATACGTCGAGGCCGCCCCCAAGCAGGACGGCCGAAACATGATCATGGTTCTCGCCCCGCATCGGGCCGTCAAGGCCTCCGCGGTCGCCGCTACGGCGTCCCGCGGCGCACCTCGGGACCGGGCAGCGGACGAGTCCGCCGAGCCGGTAGCCGATGAGACCGCGGCGGTCGGCGAGACCGCAGCAGCCGGTAACACCGGCCTCGCCGCCGACACCAGCGGCGAGTAA
- the rpmI gene encoding 50S ribosomal protein L35, with the protein MPKMKSHTGMGKRVKVTGRGKIVAEQAGKRHLLEGKSSTRTRRLTGTVEVAKADVKRIKKLLGR; encoded by the coding sequence ATGCCGAAGATGAAGAGCCACACGGGTATGGGCAAGCGGGTCAAGGTGACCGGCCGTGGCAAGATCGTGGCCGAGCAGGCCGGCAAGCGCCACCTGTTGGAAGGCAAGTCTTCCACCCGTACCCGCCGGTTGACCGGCACGGTCGAGGTGGCCAAGGCTGACGTCAAGCGCATCAAGAAGCTGCTCGGCCGCTGA
- a CDS encoding phosphoribosyl-ATP diphosphatase produces the protein MKTFEELFAELQAKAAAGTPGSGTVAALDKGVHFIGKKVVEEAAESWMAAEYEGPERTAEEISQLLYQVQVLMLASGLELKDVYRHL, from the coding sequence GTGAAGACGTTCGAGGAGTTGTTCGCCGAGCTGCAGGCCAAGGCCGCTGCCGGCACCCCGGGCTCGGGCACCGTCGCCGCCCTGGACAAGGGGGTGCACTTCATCGGCAAGAAGGTCGTCGAGGAGGCGGCCGAGTCGTGGATGGCCGCCGAGTACGAGGGGCCGGAGCGTACCGCCGAGGAGATCTCCCAGCTGCTCTACCAGGTTCAGGTGCTGATGCTCGCCAGTGGTCTCGAGCTCAAGGACGTCTACCGACATCTGTGA
- the pheT gene encoding phenylalanine--tRNA ligase subunit beta has product MRVSVSWLREYVDLPADLPVGDLEQALVDLGIEVESVVDLAETVTGRLVVGEVREIEELTGFKKPIRFCRVDVGDANGTGEPQEIVCGARNFAPGDRVVVILPGGVLPGGFAIGARKTYGHNSAGMICSAKELGLGDDHSGIIVLGPDVTAKPGDDAKPVVGLDDVVLDLEITPDRGYALSLRGLARELSHAFDVPLRDPALVPAPSGTETPAYPVEVRDTVGCDRFTARLVRGVDPNAPTPSWMAQRLVTAGIRSISLPVDITNYVMVELGQPMHAFDADRIAGSLVVRRAEAGEKLTTLDGVNRVLTSDDMVICDDTGPISLAAVMGGETSEVVADTTNVLFEAAHWDPAMVGRTARRHKLFSEAAKRWERGVDPAVALVALERAVRLLTEHGGGSASAEILDIDHVRPRSPIILPVDLPTRRIGVEYPPARVVALLERVGCTVAQGADRLAEDPGTVGAGATLSVTPPTWRPDLTDPADLVEEVVRLDGYDRVPSVLPTAPPGRGLTPRQRRRRAVAGSLAERGYVEVLAHPFVSPGLADLLGLPADDPRRPAVRLANPLSEEEPLLRTTLLGPLLGILKRNLGRGHRDLALYEIGAVFHPRVGAGSPPAMGVDRRPTDAEFAAADAVVPAQPVHVAAVLAGDFDPAGWWGAGRPAGWADAIEAARDVLDAAGVLGERVEVRAAEYAPWHPGRCAELLVDGAVVGHAGELHPLVVAALELPRRTCAMELDLDALPAAGVTPAPAVSGFPPALIDVALVVDDSVPAEQVRRALEAGAGELLEDVRLFDVYSGAQLGAGRRSLAYKLTFRAPDRTLTVEEAVAARDAAVAVAAERLGATLRGA; this is encoded by the coding sequence ATGCGAGTTTCTGTCAGTTGGCTGCGGGAGTACGTCGACCTCCCCGCCGACCTGCCCGTCGGTGACCTGGAGCAGGCCCTGGTCGACCTCGGTATCGAGGTCGAGTCCGTCGTGGACCTCGCCGAGACCGTCACCGGCCGACTCGTCGTCGGTGAGGTGCGTGAGATCGAGGAGCTCACCGGCTTCAAGAAGCCGATCCGGTTCTGCCGGGTCGACGTGGGTGACGCGAACGGCACCGGCGAGCCGCAGGAGATCGTCTGCGGGGCCCGGAACTTCGCCCCGGGTGACCGGGTCGTGGTGATCCTGCCCGGAGGTGTGCTGCCCGGCGGCTTCGCGATCGGCGCCCGGAAGACGTACGGGCACAACTCCGCGGGCATGATCTGCTCGGCGAAGGAGCTGGGCCTGGGCGACGACCACTCCGGCATCATCGTGCTGGGGCCGGACGTGACGGCCAAGCCGGGCGACGACGCGAAGCCGGTGGTCGGCCTCGACGACGTCGTACTCGATCTGGAGATCACCCCCGACCGCGGGTACGCGCTGAGCCTGCGTGGCCTGGCCCGGGAGCTGTCGCACGCGTTCGACGTGCCCCTGCGCGACCCGGCCCTGGTGCCCGCGCCGAGCGGCACCGAGACGCCGGCGTACCCGGTGGAGGTCCGCGACACGGTCGGCTGCGACCGGTTCACCGCCCGCCTGGTCCGCGGCGTCGACCCGAACGCGCCCACGCCATCCTGGATGGCCCAGCGGCTCGTCACCGCCGGCATCCGCAGCATCTCGCTGCCGGTCGACATCACCAACTACGTGATGGTGGAACTGGGCCAGCCGATGCACGCCTTCGACGCCGACCGGATCGCCGGGTCGCTGGTGGTCCGTCGCGCCGAGGCGGGGGAGAAGCTGACCACCCTCGACGGGGTCAACCGGGTGCTCACCAGCGACGACATGGTCATCTGCGACGACACCGGTCCGATCTCCCTGGCCGCGGTGATGGGCGGTGAGACCAGTGAGGTCGTCGCCGACACCACCAACGTGCTCTTCGAGGCGGCGCACTGGGACCCGGCGATGGTCGGGCGCACGGCCCGCCGGCACAAGCTGTTCAGCGAGGCCGCGAAGCGCTGGGAGCGGGGCGTCGACCCGGCCGTGGCGCTGGTCGCGTTGGAGCGTGCCGTGCGGCTGCTCACCGAGCACGGCGGCGGCTCCGCGAGCGCGGAGATCCTGGACATCGACCACGTCCGCCCGCGTAGCCCGATCATCCTTCCGGTGGACCTGCCGACCCGGCGGATCGGGGTCGAGTACCCGCCGGCGCGGGTGGTCGCCCTGCTGGAGCGGGTCGGTTGCACGGTCGCGCAGGGCGCGGACCGGTTGGCCGAGGACCCGGGCACCGTCGGCGCTGGGGCGACGCTGAGCGTCACCCCGCCGACCTGGCGGCCCGACCTGACCGACCCGGCCGACCTGGTCGAGGAGGTGGTCCGCCTCGACGGGTACGACCGGGTGCCGTCGGTGTTGCCGACCGCGCCCCCGGGACGCGGCCTGACCCCGCGGCAGCGTCGGCGCCGGGCGGTCGCCGGGTCGCTGGCGGAGCGGGGGTACGTGGAGGTGCTCGCGCACCCGTTCGTGTCGCCGGGGTTGGCCGACCTGCTCGGCCTGCCGGCCGACGACCCGCGCCGACCGGCGGTGCGGCTGGCCAACCCGTTGTCCGAGGAGGAGCCGCTGCTGCGCACCACGCTGCTCGGCCCGCTGCTCGGCATCCTCAAGCGCAACCTCGGCCGGGGTCACCGCGACCTCGCCCTCTACGAGATCGGGGCGGTCTTCCACCCGCGCGTGGGTGCCGGCAGCCCGCCGGCGATGGGCGTGGACCGGCGCCCCACCGATGCGGAGTTCGCGGCCGCCGACGCGGTGGTGCCGGCGCAGCCGGTGCACGTCGCTGCGGTGCTCGCCGGCGACTTCGACCCGGCCGGATGGTGGGGTGCGGGCCGACCGGCCGGCTGGGCGGACGCCATCGAAGCGGCCCGTGACGTGCTGGACGCCGCCGGTGTCCTGGGCGAGCGGGTCGAGGTGCGGGCGGCCGAGTACGCGCCGTGGCACCCGGGCCGCTGTGCCGAGCTGCTGGTCGACGGCGCGGTCGTCGGGCACGCCGGTGAGCTGCACCCGCTGGTGGTCGCGGCGTTGGAGCTGCCGCGCCGTACCTGCGCGATGGAGCTGGACCTGGACGCGCTGCCCGCGGCCGGGGTGACCCCTGCCCCGGCGGTCTCCGGCTTCCCGCCGGCGCTGATCGACGTGGCCCTGGTGGTGGACGACTCGGTGCCGGCGGAGCAGGTGCGCCGGGCGCTGGAGGCGGGCGCCGGTGAGTTGCTGGAGGACGTGCGGCTGTTCGACGTGTATTCGGGCGCGCAGCTCGGTGCCGGCAGGCGGTCGCTGGCGTACAAGCTCACGTTCCGGGCGCCGGACCGGACGCTCACCGTCGAGGAGGCGGTCGCGGCCCGGGACGCGGCGGTCGCGGTCGCGGCCGAGCGTCTCGGCGCCACCCTGCGCGGCGCCTGA
- the rplT gene encoding 50S ribosomal protein L20, which yields MARVKRAVNAQKKRRTLLETASGYRGQRSRLYRKAKEQVLHSMQYAYRDRRDRKGDFRQLWIQRINAGARANGMTYNRLIQGLRLAGIEVDRKILADLAVNDAAAFAAIVELARAAVTAEGTGGAAAQAA from the coding sequence ATGGCACGCGTCAAGCGGGCTGTAAACGCCCAGAAGAAGCGTCGTACCCTGCTGGAGACCGCGAGCGGTTACCGCGGTCAGCGCTCCCGGCTGTACCGCAAGGCCAAGGAGCAGGTGCTGCACTCGATGCAGTACGCCTACCGGGACCGTCGCGACCGCAAGGGCGACTTCCGGCAGCTGTGGATCCAGCGGATCAACGCGGGCGCCCGGGCGAACGGGATGACCTACAACCGCCTGATCCAGGGCCTGCGTCTGGCCGGTATCGAGGTCGACCGCAAGATCCTGGCCGACCTGGCCGTCAACGACGCCGCTGCCTTCGCGGCGATCGTCGAGCTGGCCCGGGCCGCGGTCACGGCCGAGGGCACCGGCGGCGCGGCGGCTCAGGCCGCCTGA
- a CDS encoding TrmH family RNA methyltransferase, whose amino-acid sequence MAFTPRTPRVVAARRLQRRRDRDATGRFLAEGPQAVREALARPGVVTELFGTPTALDRHPELAATAAHADVPVSEVTDDALAALAETVAPQGLVAVCRHLDVSLEQAIAGAPRLVAVLAEIRDPGNAGTVLRTADAAGAGAVIFAGDAVDPYNGKCVRASAGSLFHVDVVRAPDPVAVVDALRAAGLSIFATTGYGDSDLDDLTDYGRLVGPTAWLFGSEAHGLPEELTAAAEARVRVPLYGRAESLNLAAAAAVCLYASARAQR is encoded by the coding sequence ATGGCCTTCACCCCGCGTACACCCAGGGTTGTCGCCGCCCGCCGGCTGCAGCGCCGCCGGGACCGCGACGCCACCGGCCGTTTCTTGGCCGAGGGCCCACAGGCGGTCCGCGAGGCCCTCGCGCGGCCGGGGGTGGTCACCGAGCTTTTCGGTACGCCCACAGCCCTCGACCGGCACCCGGAGTTGGCCGCCACGGCGGCCCACGCCGACGTGCCGGTCTCCGAGGTGACCGACGACGCGTTGGCCGCGTTGGCCGAGACGGTCGCCCCACAGGGGCTGGTCGCGGTCTGCCGGCACCTCGACGTGTCGCTGGAGCAGGCCATCGCGGGCGCGCCCCGACTGGTGGCGGTGCTCGCCGAGATCCGCGACCCCGGTAACGCCGGCACGGTGCTGCGCACCGCCGACGCGGCCGGGGCGGGTGCGGTGATCTTCGCCGGCGACGCCGTCGACCCGTACAACGGCAAGTGTGTGCGGGCCTCGGCCGGCAGCCTCTTCCACGTCGACGTGGTCCGCGCCCCCGACCCGGTCGCGGTGGTCGACGCGCTACGCGCCGCCGGGCTGTCGATCTTCGCCACCACGGGGTACGGCGACAGCGACCTGGACGACCTGACCGACTACGGCCGGCTCGTCGGGCCCACCGCGTGGTTGTTCGGCTCCGAGGCGCACGGCCTGCCCGAGGAGTTGACCGCCGCAGCCGAAGCTCGCGTGCGGGTGCCGCTGTACGGGCGCGCGGAGAGCCTCAACCTGGCTGCCGCAGCCGCCGTCTGCCTGTACGCTTCAGCGAGAGCACAGCGCTGA
- the hisG gene encoding ATP phosphoribosyltransferase, translating into MLRVAIPNKGTLAEPAAQMLREAGYRQRTDPKDLVCRDEANDVEFFYLRPKDIATYVGSGDLDLGITGRDLLIDSAAPAEEVVDLAFGQATFRFAARPDDIASVQDLGGHRIATAYPGLVERHLGEAGVKADVIRLDGAVENAVRLGVADVIADVVETGATLRQAGLVVFGEPLLRSSAVLVRRAGAPAQPQAEQLLRRLHGVLVARRYVMLAYDVPAGLLDRASGLTPGIESPTVSPLHREGWVAVQAMVLRDDVHGIMDELYELGARAILVTNIHACRL; encoded by the coding sequence ATGCTGCGTGTCGCCATCCCCAACAAGGGCACCCTGGCCGAGCCGGCCGCCCAGATGCTGCGTGAGGCGGGCTACCGCCAGCGCACCGACCCCAAGGACCTCGTCTGCCGCGACGAGGCCAACGACGTCGAGTTCTTCTACCTGCGCCCCAAGGACATCGCCACCTACGTCGGATCCGGTGACCTCGACCTCGGGATCACCGGCCGGGACCTGCTGATCGACTCGGCCGCGCCGGCCGAGGAGGTCGTCGACCTCGCCTTCGGTCAGGCCACCTTCCGCTTCGCCGCCCGCCCCGACGACATCGCCTCCGTGCAGGACCTGGGCGGGCACCGCATCGCCACCGCGTACCCCGGCCTGGTCGAGCGGCACCTCGGCGAAGCGGGCGTCAAGGCCGACGTGATCCGCCTCGACGGTGCGGTGGAGAACGCCGTACGCCTCGGTGTCGCCGACGTGATCGCGGACGTGGTGGAGACCGGCGCGACCCTGCGTCAGGCGGGCCTGGTGGTCTTCGGTGAGCCGTTGCTGCGCTCGTCGGCGGTGCTGGTCCGGCGCGCCGGCGCCCCGGCCCAACCGCAGGCCGAGCAGCTGCTGCGCCGCCTGCACGGTGTGCTGGTGGCCCGCCGTTACGTGATGCTCGCCTACGACGTGCCGGCCGGTCTGCTGGACCGGGCCAGCGGGCTCACCCCGGGCATCGAGTCGCCCACCGTGTCGCCGCTGCACCGCGAGGGCTGGGTGGCGGTGCAGGCGATGGTGCTCCGCGACGACGTCCACGGCATCATGGACGAGCTGTACGAGCTGGGCGCCCGCGCCATCCTGGTCACCAACATCCACGCCTGCCGGCTCTGA
- a CDS encoding PH domain-containing protein, giving the protein MSETELIRLKPRRIRLVCWSAAIALVVVFGLVATSLSGPTGDGYGSFQRGDQIAMIGLGIFGALGLLLFTRPQVEADARGVRVRNVISSYELPWEVVRSVRFDRSAPWASLELHDDDLLPMIALQAADKELAVEGVRALRRLHQAHQARLAERASGR; this is encoded by the coding sequence GTGAGTGAAACCGAGCTGATCCGCCTGAAGCCCCGCCGCATCCGGCTGGTCTGCTGGTCCGCGGCGATCGCGCTGGTAGTGGTGTTCGGCTTGGTTGCCACCTCGTTGAGTGGGCCGACCGGCGACGGCTACGGCAGCTTCCAGCGCGGTGATCAGATCGCCATGATCGGCCTGGGCATCTTCGGTGCCCTGGGCCTCCTGCTGTTCACCCGCCCGCAGGTCGAGGCTGACGCGCGTGGCGTCCGGGTGCGCAACGTCATCAGCTCGTACGAGCTGCCCTGGGAGGTCGTTCGGAGTGTCCGCTTCGACCGGAGCGCGCCCTGGGCAAGCCTGGAGCTGCACGATGACGACCTGCTGCCGATGATCGCCCTGCAGGCCGCCGACAAGGAGTTGGCCGTCGAGGGGGTCCGGGCGCTGCGCCGACTGCACCAGGCGCACCAGGCCCGCCTCGCCGAGCGCGCCAGCGGCCGCTGA